The stretch of DNA CCCCAGGCGCCGGTGCATGTGCTGGTGATCCCGAAGGGCGCCTATGTGAACTACGACCACTTCGCGGCCCATGCGAGCGATGCCGAGATCGCCGATTTCACCCGGGCCGTGGGCGAAGTGTGCCGCCAGACCGGCGCCGCGGTCGCGGATGGCGGCATGGGCTACCGGCTGATTTCCAACTCGGGCGAGGCGGGCATCCAGGACGTGCCGCATTTCCACCTGCACGTCCTTGGCGGCAAGGTGCTGGGCAAGATCCTGCCCAACGTCTGAGCGGGCTCAGGCGGCGTTGCTGGTCAGGCTGACGAACACGTCC from Halovulum dunhuangense encodes:
- a CDS encoding HIT domain-containing protein; this translates as MYDYDDQNIFAKILRGEIPNRTVLETEHSLAFEDIAPQAPVHVLVIPKGAYVNYDHFAAHASDAEIADFTRAVGEVCRQTGAAVADGGMGYRLISNSGEAGIQDVPHFHLHVLGGKVLGKILPNV